The following are from one region of the Mesorhizobium sp. B2-8-5 genome:
- a CDS encoding aldo/keto reductase, which produces MKPSGKRVFGRSGLEVTAFAFGTAPIGNFLQPIEEQTADAMIQTAWDAGVRFYDTAPMYGHGLSELRTGHSLRWKKRDEFVLASKVGRMLKPAKRSQIDFAPWSNAAPNTMNFDYSYDGTMRSFEDSLQRLALEHIDMLFIHDIDRFTRGDEQPEVFRQAMDGCWKALEKLRSEGLVKAIGVGVNEWEVCHEALKQRDFDCFLLAGRYTLLEQQALDAFLPLCVERGAAVLVGGGFNSGILATGAVPGAKYNYSPAPSHIVEKVAKIEEVCRAHGVPLPAAALQFVVAHPAIPSFCAGTRTVQQLEQNLSWFSYSIPGDFWKDLKKKGLLREDAPVPA; this is translated from the coding sequence ATGAAGCCGTCTGGCAAGCGTGTATTCGGCCGGTCCGGGCTCGAGGTTACGGCCTTCGCATTCGGAACTGCTCCGATCGGAAATTTCCTTCAGCCCATAGAGGAGCAGACCGCGGATGCCATGATCCAGACCGCATGGGATGCGGGCGTGCGCTTCTATGACACCGCGCCGATGTACGGCCACGGCCTCTCGGAACTGCGAACCGGGCATTCGCTTCGGTGGAAGAAGCGCGACGAGTTCGTCCTCGCCAGCAAGGTGGGCCGGATGCTGAAACCGGCAAAGCGCTCGCAGATCGACTTCGCGCCGTGGTCGAACGCCGCGCCGAACACCATGAATTTCGACTACTCCTACGACGGCACCATGCGGTCGTTCGAAGATTCGCTGCAGCGCTTGGCCCTCGAACACATCGACATGCTTTTTATCCACGACATCGATCGGTTCACCCGCGGGGACGAGCAGCCGGAGGTCTTCCGGCAGGCGATGGATGGCTGCTGGAAGGCGCTGGAGAAGCTGCGTTCGGAAGGCCTTGTGAAGGCGATCGGCGTTGGCGTTAACGAATGGGAGGTCTGCCACGAAGCTCTGAAGCAGCGCGACTTCGACTGCTTCCTGCTGGCAGGTCGCTATACGCTTCTCGAACAGCAGGCCCTGGACGCTTTTCTTCCACTTTGCGTCGAACGTGGCGCGGCGGTGCTCGTCGGCGGGGGATTCAATTCCGGCATCCTGGCCACGGGTGCCGTTCCCGGCGCCAAGTACAACTACTCACCAGCGCCAAGCCACATCGTTGAAAAAGTCGCGAAAATCGAAGAGGTCTGCCGCGCACACGGCGTGCCGCTGCCGGCCGCCGCCTTGCAGTTCGTGGTAGCGCATCCGGCCATCCCCTCCTTCTGCGCTGGCACCCGCACCGTCCAGCAACTCGAGCAGAATCTCTCCTGGTTCAGCTACTCTATCCCGGGCGATTTCTGGAAGGACCTGAAGAAGAAGGGACTGTTGCGAGAGGATGCTCCGGTGCCGGCATGA
- a CDS encoding MaoC family dehydratase has protein sequence MSVEPKGKSLTGFGLSYEDVETGDHFETPSREVTATVIEAFAEMTGDRFEIHMSDEAARRHGFPARVAHGLLVLSLVDGLKNNAVARFRAVASLGWTWRFSGPVFAGDTIKAEVTVADKRTTRNPARAVLRLRFVVRNQWGGIMQEGENQLMIYRRDMA, from the coding sequence ATGAGTGTCGAGCCCAAGGGAAAATCGCTCACAGGCTTCGGGTTGAGCTACGAAGACGTGGAGACCGGCGACCATTTCGAAACGCCTTCCCGAGAAGTAACGGCAACTGTCATCGAGGCATTCGCGGAAATGACCGGTGACCGGTTCGAAATCCATATGAGCGACGAGGCGGCGCGGCGGCATGGCTTCCCGGCCCGTGTAGCTCATGGCTTGCTCGTGCTGTCTCTTGTCGATGGACTGAAGAACAATGCCGTCGCCCGGTTCAGGGCGGTAGCGTCGCTCGGCTGGACGTGGCGGTTTTCAGGCCCGGTGTTCGCCGGCGACACCATCAAAGCGGAGGTAACGGTCGCGGACAAGCGGACAACGCGCAATCCGGCCCGCGCAGTCCTTCGCCTGCGTTTCGTCGTTCGCAATCAGTGGGGTGGGATCATGCAGGAAGGCGAGAACCAGCTGATGATCTATCGGCGAGACATGGCTTGA
- a CDS encoding Crp/Fnr family transcriptional regulator, producing the protein MQTLSQFIGPRPVGGTWSKTEWANNDFLGVAARAYKPHSIVCRQDDDDDTIFIVKSGWTLLYRGLPDGERQIIDTPLWGDIVGFRSVDGPRFASLASITDVTVYPIPRKALVEGILSEASFGSRIAHSLARMNAILAEHLVNVGRRNAMSRTAHFLLELEERLSNVGLSAHGKYDCPLTQNELADILGMTPVHVNRTLRELRSAGLVSFKAGHVEILNRKNLVKSAGFEKEYLS; encoded by the coding sequence ATGCAGACGCTGTCGCAATTCATAGGCCCACGTCCGGTTGGGGGGACATGGTCGAAGACTGAGTGGGCCAACAACGATTTTCTCGGTGTTGCCGCCAGAGCCTACAAACCCCATTCGATCGTATGTCGCCAGGATGACGACGACGATACGATATTCATTGTAAAGTCAGGCTGGACCCTGCTCTACCGCGGGTTGCCGGACGGAGAACGGCAGATCATCGACACTCCCCTTTGGGGAGACATTGTCGGCTTCCGCTCCGTGGACGGGCCCCGGTTCGCTTCGCTAGCCTCCATAACGGATGTGACCGTTTATCCAATACCAAGGAAGGCCCTGGTCGAGGGAATCTTGTCCGAAGCTAGCTTCGGCAGCAGGATTGCCCACTCCCTGGCACGGATGAACGCCATTCTAGCCGAGCACCTGGTGAATGTTGGGCGGCGCAACGCAATGAGCCGGACCGCCCATTTCCTGCTCGAATTGGAGGAAAGGCTCTCCAACGTTGGCCTGTCGGCCCACGGGAAGTATGACTGCCCTCTCACTCAGAATGAGCTGGCGGACATCCTCGGAATGACCCCCGTTCACGTGAACCGGACATTGAGGGAGCTCCGCAGTGCCGGTCTCGTCTCATTCAAGGCTGGCCATGTCGAGATTCTTAACCGCAAGAACCTCGTAAAATCGGCCGGATTTGAGAAAGAGTACCTCAGCTAG
- a CDS encoding response regulator transcription factor, whose protein sequence is MNQPTVSSNGTENARHEQCLLILDGRALDRECLASALVDHELGMAVAAMGSIEEWRMKKGSAPPLVAILFNLGGRKAADHATADEIRRISSEFKSIPVVVLADNEDLAQILAALECGARGYIPTSVGIDVCVEAINLAAAGGIFVPASSVLSMRHLIESDSRDTQPLSRMFTLRQTEVAQALRRGKANKIIAYELNLRESTVKVHIRNIMKKLKATNRTEVAYKVNDLFTEGTMRK, encoded by the coding sequence ATGAATCAACCAACGGTTTCGAGCAACGGAACCGAAAATGCTCGTCATGAGCAATGCCTTCTCATACTGGATGGAAGGGCCTTGGACCGAGAATGCCTTGCATCGGCCCTCGTAGACCACGAACTCGGCATGGCGGTCGCCGCCATGGGTTCAATCGAAGAATGGCGCATGAAGAAGGGCTCAGCCCCTCCCCTGGTCGCCATACTCTTCAACCTTGGCGGTCGGAAGGCCGCCGATCATGCCACGGCAGACGAGATCAGGCGCATATCGTCTGAGTTCAAATCGATCCCCGTAGTTGTCCTGGCGGACAATGAGGACCTTGCACAGATATTGGCAGCTCTCGAATGTGGCGCACGAGGCTACATTCCGACCTCAGTCGGTATCGATGTGTGTGTCGAAGCGATCAACCTTGCTGCAGCCGGAGGTATCTTTGTCCCTGCAAGCAGCGTTCTCTCCATGCGGCATCTGATCGAGTCAGACAGCCGCGACACGCAGCCTTTGTCGAGAATGTTCACTCTAAGGCAAACCGAGGTCGCCCAAGCGCTCCGTCGCGGGAAGGCGAACAAGATCATCGCCTATGAGCTGAACCTGCGTGAAAGCACCGTGAAGGTGCATATACGAAACATCATGAAGAAACTGAAGGCGACCAACCGCACGGAAGTCGCCTACAAGGTCAACGATCTCTTCACGGAAGGAACTATGCGGAAGTGA
- a CDS encoding LuxR C-terminal-related transcriptional regulator — protein sequence MTRQSFITVLVGTSELLREGLIRILDAEKFRILSSADCVHDLLQKPLPQNRSILLIMDVGGTDANAGFAQIADFKAIYPTSHVVALADNCRSNDIVSAFRAGADAYLTKAAARETFIKTIELVMLGQTVLPAETSMFIQDIWPSMKYDAAHDLAKVALKTEDEETELSVLSNREKNILHFLIEGESNKIIARKINIAEATVKVHVKAILRKIRVRNRTQAAVWAMNHGLLTPSAGNGLSGNEKIAIQPSHDPQELIEAQKGYRFLESTHPM from the coding sequence ATGACAAGACAATCTTTTATAACAGTTCTTGTGGGAACGAGCGAGTTACTACGAGAGGGTCTTATTCGAATCCTCGATGCAGAAAAGTTTCGTATTCTTTCCTCTGCAGACTGTGTTCACGATCTTCTGCAGAAGCCACTTCCCCAGAACCGATCCATCTTGCTCATCATGGATGTCGGCGGTACTGATGCCAACGCTGGATTCGCACAAATTGCAGACTTTAAAGCAATTTACCCGACCAGTCATGTCGTTGCGCTAGCCGATAACTGTCGATCGAACGATATAGTTTCAGCCTTTCGTGCGGGAGCTGACGCGTATTTGACAAAAGCCGCTGCTCGCGAAACCTTCATCAAAACCATCGAATTGGTTATGCTTGGGCAGACGGTGCTGCCTGCAGAAACGTCGATGTTTATTCAAGATATTTGGCCTAGCATGAAATATGATGCGGCACATGATTTGGCAAAAGTGGCTCTTAAAACGGAGGACGAGGAGACAGAGTTGTCGGTTTTGTCAAATCGTGAAAAGAATATTCTTCATTTTTTAATCGAAGGGGAGTCTAACAAAATCATCGCGCGCAAGATTAACATCGCCGAAGCTACGGTGAAGGTACACGTCAAGGCCATCCTTCGAAAGATACGGGTCCGCAACCGTACTCAGGCTGCAGTTTGGGCGATGAATCATGGCTTGCTCACTCCTTCCGCCGGCAATGGCCTGTCAGGGAATGAAAAGATCGCAATTCAGCCCTCTCATGATCCGCAAGAGCTAATTGAAGCGCAAAAGGGGTACCGCTTTCTCGAGAGCACTCATCCGATGTGA
- a CDS encoding polysaccharide biosynthesis/export family protein — MAMDTKYNSEPVTSSSSHLARSGMKGVLFVMGLSGVAALGAGAIKNWKAIEDVSGPVMQKVEDVSGPVMLKVGEVSGTLAQKVEDISGPVMLKVEEVSGTLAQKVEEVSGILAQKVSAAIDSWQDQPAQATAEPSRAIVPLAAALIEPSAAPTVLSTERSKTLSTGPDASTAALIERSAAPAVATNSERSRTLGMAPDVPTGGLFGVGDRLKVAFYERVDVEEDKWAGASSASALAGILQRPELSGEYTVQEDGTISVPLLGSIAVANRSAQQVQADLVETFEQLLGRKGLVNIVSLERSPIYVLGPVKNPGSFKYAPGMTILHAIALAGGLNQGQSEPWQKIEAVRETQKRSGAIDAMVKLLARGAVLEAERDGTAPKIPSQLLELAGAVEAANLVNEQSDRRSALAMARKYRERATLTALEAAKQDVVAYGHMESLDELVKLRQERVNSMRTLVDRKVLNVTMMDQAQSELSDAEQRRRDARNQYASAKQRVASLEAEVLQTRADLRNDLEVELETTESQIAANVRDLNASEGILYTLPVTRAQFAAQFATNANRVTYQIVRQSTAGPVSIESAGMTLLRPGDLVNIIVGESQPGEPAGSPVPTSSPTGDSLPAASTLNDVGPGRVLADQVTSPN, encoded by the coding sequence ATGGCCATGGATACAAAATACAACTCCGAACCCGTCACTTCCTCCTCGTCGCATTTGGCCCGGAGCGGCATGAAAGGCGTCCTGTTTGTCATGGGGCTCTCTGGCGTCGCCGCCTTGGGAGCGGGCGCGATCAAAAACTGGAAGGCCATCGAGGATGTCTCCGGACCCGTGATGCAGAAGGTCGAGGATGTCTCCGGACCCGTGATGCTGAAGGTCGGGGAGGTCTCCGGAACCTTGGCACAGAAGGTCGAGGATATCTCCGGACCCGTGATGCTGAAGGTCGAGGAGGTCTCCGGAACCTTGGCACAGAAGGTCGAGGAGGTCTCCGGAATTCTGGCACAGAAGGTGTCTGCTGCTATCGACAGCTGGCAAGATCAACCGGCCCAAGCCACGGCCGAACCCTCCCGCGCGATCGTGCCGTTGGCCGCCGCTCTGATCGAACCGAGCGCCGCGCCTACCGTCCTCAGTACCGAGCGCTCCAAAACTCTCAGCACGGGACCGGATGCGTCTACCGCAGCGTTGATCGAAAGGAGCGCCGCCCCTGCCGTCGCCACCAATTCCGAGCGCTCCAGAACGCTCGGCATGGCGCCAGACGTGCCAACAGGAGGCCTGTTCGGCGTCGGCGATCGCCTCAAGGTCGCGTTCTACGAGCGAGTCGACGTCGAGGAAGACAAGTGGGCGGGCGCGTCCTCGGCCTCGGCGCTGGCCGGCATCCTGCAGCGTCCGGAACTGAGCGGCGAATATACTGTCCAGGAGGACGGCACGATTTCCGTGCCCTTGCTTGGCTCCATTGCGGTCGCCAACCGGTCGGCGCAACAAGTACAGGCCGACTTGGTGGAAACCTTCGAACAACTGCTTGGCCGCAAGGGGCTGGTCAACATCGTGTCGCTGGAGCGCTCGCCCATTTACGTGCTGGGGCCGGTCAAGAATCCAGGCTCGTTCAAGTACGCGCCCGGCATGACGATCCTACACGCGATCGCGCTCGCCGGCGGACTGAACCAGGGCCAGAGCGAGCCGTGGCAGAAGATCGAAGCCGTGCGTGAAACCCAGAAGCGGAGCGGGGCGATCGATGCCATGGTGAAACTGCTCGCGCGCGGGGCGGTCCTAGAGGCCGAGCGCGACGGTACGGCGCCCAAGATCCCGTCCCAGTTGCTGGAATTGGCCGGCGCGGTCGAAGCCGCCAACCTCGTCAATGAGCAGAGCGACCGTCGTAGTGCCCTCGCCATGGCCCGCAAGTATCGCGAACGCGCGACCCTGACTGCGCTGGAGGCGGCCAAGCAGGATGTCGTCGCGTATGGACACATGGAATCGCTCGACGAACTCGTCAAGCTGCGCCAGGAGCGCGTCAACAGTATGCGCACGCTCGTGGACCGCAAAGTTCTCAACGTGACGATGATGGACCAGGCCCAGAGCGAGTTGTCCGACGCGGAACAGCGTCGGCGGGACGCCCGCAACCAGTACGCGAGCGCCAAGCAGCGCGTCGCTTCGCTGGAGGCTGAGGTGTTGCAAACCCGTGCCGACCTCAGGAACGATCTGGAGGTCGAGCTTGAGACGACGGAGAGCCAGATCGCGGCCAATGTACGCGATTTGAACGCCAGCGAAGGCATCCTGTACACGTTGCCGGTGACCCGCGCCCAGTTTGCGGCCCAGTTCGCGACGAACGCGAACAGGGTGACCTATCAAATCGTGCGGCAATCGACAGCCGGGCCGGTCAGCATCGAGTCCGCCGGGATGACCCTGTTGCGGCCAGGTGACCTCGTCAACATCATCGTGGGCGAAAGCCAACCAGGAGAGCCAGCCGGTTCGCCGGTCCCAACCTCGTCGCCGACCGGCGACAGCTTGCCGGCCGCGAGCACTCTCAACGACGTAGGGCCTGGCCGCGTGCTGGCGGATCAGGTGACTAGTCCGAATTGA
- a CDS encoding GNAT family N-acetyltransferase, translating to MSESGDISVVDAKRYRVASDKPAMPQDTVIDVSVEVLQNIAKLETDWKELEARATHSFYLSWLWIGTWLRHLPAGAQPHVLVARTSSKIVGLAIICRRRAWSFGLHARARWLLNETGDVHFDRLFIEYNNILAERSLADATRVACLEALAHHLRYSDQLVLSGIDRDFELAACRTAGRAGFLTEVKAEDTARWIDFAKVRQKGGNYRATLGRNTRQAVSRAMRLYAERGPIEFRTLEATSEALAAFDLLAELHQARWRHKGSFANPSFRRFHEDLIARGVPTGTVRISRTLAGDQTIGVLYNFVHDGRVLNYQSGFLFERDGRLKPGLVSHVLAIEDSFGRGERGYDFLAGAAGHKSHLANAEHPLTWIAIGRDSPERRIEAKLRGAKRVLGTIATRMRQAAA from the coding sequence ATGTCAGAATCTGGCGACATCTCGGTTGTCGATGCGAAGCGCTATCGTGTTGCTTCAGACAAGCCTGCCATGCCTCAGGATACGGTGATCGACGTTAGCGTGGAGGTCTTGCAGAACATCGCGAAACTTGAGACCGATTGGAAGGAGCTCGAAGCGCGAGCAACTCACTCATTCTATCTGTCCTGGCTTTGGATCGGAACTTGGCTGCGGCATCTCCCGGCGGGGGCGCAACCCCACGTTTTAGTCGCTCGGACGTCAAGCAAGATCGTCGGCCTGGCGATTATTTGCCGGCGGAGGGCGTGGAGTTTCGGGCTGCATGCACGAGCGCGTTGGCTGCTCAATGAAACCGGAGACGTTCATTTCGATCGATTGTTCATCGAGTACAACAATATTCTTGCGGAGCGATCCTTGGCCGATGCCACCAGGGTGGCATGCCTCGAGGCTCTGGCACATCACTTGCGCTACTCCGACCAGCTGGTGCTCTCCGGAATTGATCGGGACTTCGAATTGGCCGCTTGCCGCACCGCGGGTCGGGCTGGGTTCCTTACCGAGGTCAAAGCGGAAGATACGGCACGGTGGATTGATTTCGCCAAAGTCCGGCAGAAAGGCGGAAATTACCGCGCCACATTGGGCCGCAATACTCGCCAAGCGGTAAGCCGTGCCATGCGGTTATATGCGGAACGCGGCCCCATTGAGTTCCGGACGCTGGAAGCGACATCGGAGGCGCTCGCCGCGTTTGATTTGCTCGCCGAGCTTCATCAGGCGCGGTGGAGACACAAGGGATCCTTTGCCAATCCGAGCTTCCGTCGGTTTCACGAGGACCTCATTGCGCGCGGAGTTCCCACGGGGACCGTCCGCATCTCACGGACGCTGGCTGGGGACCAGACAATTGGAGTCTTGTACAATTTCGTGCATGACGGCCGTGTTCTCAACTATCAAAGCGGCTTTCTGTTTGAGCGCGACGGCCGGCTCAAACCCGGGCTTGTCAGCCATGTGCTGGCCATTGAGGACAGCTTCGGACGCGGGGAGCGCGGCTACGATTTTCTGGCAGGCGCAGCCGGGCACAAGTCACACCTGGCCAATGCCGAGCATCCTTTGACGTGGATCGCAATAGGCAGAGACAGTCCAGAGCGCCGCATCGAGGCAAAGCTGCGCGGTGCCAAGCGGGTGCTAGGGACCATTGCCACTCGCATGAGACAGGCCGCGGCTTGA
- a CDS encoding 4'-phosphopantetheinyl transferase family protein, with amino-acid sequence MPVLDKDGLEVLAFMLDAEQNVIREIGVCLNEEERRRAEGLRLEPDRRRFEATRGLLRRLLASKLGISPSDIELEYGRLGKPHLSHRMPARDLRFSVSRSGDVAVVALSTREEVGVDIEAVVPVPEADEIAALCFSASEYGSYTALAPQDRLEGFVRRWTRLEAISKALGCGLGQPLSWEERDWAVHRFVPKPGYIGTVAVRN; translated from the coding sequence ATGCCGGTTCTCGACAAAGATGGTTTGGAGGTCCTGGCATTCATGCTCGATGCTGAGCAGAACGTCATCCGCGAGATAGGCGTTTGCCTCAACGAAGAGGAACGTCGGCGCGCCGAGGGGTTGAGACTGGAGCCGGACCGCCGCCGCTTTGAAGCTACCCGTGGGCTGCTGCGCCGGCTCCTCGCCTCCAAACTGGGAATCTCGCCGTCCGACATCGAACTGGAATATGGACGCCTGGGCAAACCCCACCTCTCGCACCGCATGCCTGCTCGCGATTTGCGCTTCAGCGTCTCACGATCCGGAGATGTCGCGGTCGTCGCCCTTTCGACCAGGGAGGAGGTCGGGGTGGACATCGAGGCAGTTGTGCCGGTGCCCGAAGCGGACGAGATCGCAGCGCTCTGCTTTTCCGCCTCCGAATACGGGTCCTACACCGCCCTTGCTCCGCAAGACCGGCTGGAAGGCTTCGTCCGGCGCTGGACCCGGCTGGAGGCTATCTCCAAGGCCTTGGGATGCGGTTTAGGACAGCCCCTTTCCTGGGAGGAAAGGGATTGGGCTGTCCATAGGTTCGTACCGAAACCCGGGTACATCGGGACCGTGGCAGTCCGGAATTGA